A genomic window from Salvelinus namaycush isolate Seneca chromosome 5, SaNama_1.0, whole genome shotgun sequence includes:
- the LOC120048051 gene encoding AP-1 complex-associated regulatory protein-like isoform X1, which translates to MGNCWAYCSGIFRREANIIQRGGGSKYFRSSTTGEHYTIEFENLVESDEAESPQSCPRPISEDEIIHLKEHRYAAISDQQTLIDEKLQAELLAQEEKLRLEEEARNAAQREAARLARERKLKEQQLAQRKKSKTEVQGGAAHPRKHGSGEDFDVYLQNVKVMSEAFRSSRLSSETNVITPNTESSWDFNTKTRSTNDDGTSLDLEWEDEEGMNQVVPAWERSKTEEDILRAALRPGEKQTTSGTASASEDSNALEWENDFVSAHGEDNAEDNAEDSEYECFVNPVMDMHTPSEVTPPVEITAPETEKR; encoded by the exons ATGGGAAACTGTTGGGCTTATTGTTCTGGAATCTTCAGAAGAGAAGCAAACATTATACAACGAGGAGGCGG GTCAAAATACTTTAGAAGCAGTACAACTGGGGAACATTACACAATAGAG TTTGAAAACCTTGTTGAGAGTGATGAG GCAGAGAGCCCACAAAGCTGTCCCAG GCCTATCAGTGAAGATGAGATCATCCACCTCAAAGAGCACCGGTATGCTGCAATTTCCGATCAGCAGACCTTGATAGACGAGAAGTTGCAAGCAGAG TTATTAGCACAAGAGGAGAAGTTAAGGCTAGAAGAGGAGGCTAGAAATGCTGCCCAGCGTGAGGCCGCCAGGCTGGCACGCGAGCGAAAGCTAAAGGAG CAACAGCTTGCACAACGGAAAAAAAGCAAGACAGAAGTCCAAGGTGGCGCAGCCCATCCAAGAAA GCATGGCTCAGGTGAAGACTTTGATGTCTACCTACAGAATGTGAAAGTCATGTCAGAAGCCTTCAGGAGTAGCA GGCTGTCCTCTGAGACTAATGTGATCACTCCCAACACGGAGAGCAGCTGGGACTTCAACACCAAGACCCGCTCCACCAACGATGACGGAACCTCACTGGACCTGGAGTGGGAGGACGAGGAAG GGATGAACCAGGTGGTCCCAGCGTGGGAGAGGTCTAAAACCGAGGAGGACATACTCCGGGCAGCACTCCGGCCGGGTGAGAAGCAGACGACCAGCGGTACGGCCTCCGCCTCTGAGGACTCCAACGCCCTGGAGTGGGAGAACGACTTTGTGAGCGCTCACGGCGAGGATAATGCTGAGGACAATGCAGAGGACTCTGAATACGAGTGCTTTGTCAACCCTGTCATGGATATGCACACCCCATCTGAGGTAACACCACCGGTAGAGATAACTGCACCGGAGACTGAGAAGAGATAG
- the LOC120048051 gene encoding AP-1 complex-associated regulatory protein-like isoform X2, translating to MGNCWAYCSGIFRREANIIQRGGGSKYFRSSTTGEHYTIEFENLVESDEAESPQSCPRPISEDEIIHLKEHRYAAISDQQTLIDEKLQAELLAQEEKLRLEEEARNAAQREAARLARERKLKELAQRKKSKTEVQGGAAHPRKHGSGEDFDVYLQNVKVMSEAFRSSRLSSETNVITPNTESSWDFNTKTRSTNDDGTSLDLEWEDEEGMNQVVPAWERSKTEEDILRAALRPGEKQTTSGTASASEDSNALEWENDFVSAHGEDNAEDNAEDSEYECFVNPVMDMHTPSEVTPPVEITAPETEKR from the exons ATGGGAAACTGTTGGGCTTATTGTTCTGGAATCTTCAGAAGAGAAGCAAACATTATACAACGAGGAGGCGG GTCAAAATACTTTAGAAGCAGTACAACTGGGGAACATTACACAATAGAG TTTGAAAACCTTGTTGAGAGTGATGAG GCAGAGAGCCCACAAAGCTGTCCCAG GCCTATCAGTGAAGATGAGATCATCCACCTCAAAGAGCACCGGTATGCTGCAATTTCCGATCAGCAGACCTTGATAGACGAGAAGTTGCAAGCAGAG TTATTAGCACAAGAGGAGAAGTTAAGGCTAGAAGAGGAGGCTAGAAATGCTGCCCAGCGTGAGGCCGCCAGGCTGGCACGCGAGCGAAAGCTAAAGGAG CTTGCACAACGGAAAAAAAGCAAGACAGAAGTCCAAGGTGGCGCAGCCCATCCAAGAAA GCATGGCTCAGGTGAAGACTTTGATGTCTACCTACAGAATGTGAAAGTCATGTCAGAAGCCTTCAGGAGTAGCA GGCTGTCCTCTGAGACTAATGTGATCACTCCCAACACGGAGAGCAGCTGGGACTTCAACACCAAGACCCGCTCCACCAACGATGACGGAACCTCACTGGACCTGGAGTGGGAGGACGAGGAAG GGATGAACCAGGTGGTCCCAGCGTGGGAGAGGTCTAAAACCGAGGAGGACATACTCCGGGCAGCACTCCGGCCGGGTGAGAAGCAGACGACCAGCGGTACGGCCTCCGCCTCTGAGGACTCCAACGCCCTGGAGTGGGAGAACGACTTTGTGAGCGCTCACGGCGAGGATAATGCTGAGGACAATGCAGAGGACTCTGAATACGAGTGCTTTGTCAACCCTGTCATGGATATGCACACCCCATCTGAGGTAACACCACCGGTAGAGATAACTGCACCGGAGACTGAGAAGAGATAG